A region from the Campylobacter blaseri genome encodes:
- a CDS encoding ATP-binding protein, with the protein MLNFLFSWKCYISLLIVGFCGWLAVPFLDKAKHDSAFIDFINIVTMAAVMGIAIYAVLAIWVILFKTIKSSRN; encoded by the coding sequence ATGTTAAATTTTTTATTTTCTTGGAAATGTTATATCTCTCTTTTAATAGTTGGTTTTTGTGGTTGGTTAGCTGTTCCTTTTTTAGATAAAGCTAAACATGATAGTGCTTTTATAGATTTTATAAACATAGTAACGATGGCAGCTGTTATGGGGATCGCTATATACGCAGTACTAGCTATATGGGTTATACTTTTTAAAACTATTAAATCTTCTCGAAACTGA
- a CDS encoding NAD(P)H-dependent oxidoreductase, giving the protein MTFKESLSYRYACKVFDENKKVQDGDFSEILEACRLSPSSFGLEHWDLLLVENEKIKKEMGKACWNQPQITTCSHLVVILAKLEDLKPNSPYIKSMVEKKVGKNSEKYPILLDIINNFLDKNFSNDDKKKYGWSKAQCFLAAQNMMSMAAVLGIDSCPIEGFIEEKLNEILDIDPNKNRVALLLTFGYRDNIQKPKPKIRKNLDEFFKIIK; this is encoded by the coding sequence ATGACATTTAAAGAGAGTTTAAGCTATAGATATGCTTGTAAAGTTTTTGATGAGAATAAAAAGGTTCAAGATGGAGATTTTAGTGAAATTTTAGAAGCTTGCAGGCTTTCACCATCATCTTTTGGACTTGAGCATTGGGACTTGCTTTTAGTAGAAAATGAAAAGATTAAAAAAGAAATGGGCAAGGCTTGCTGGAATCAACCACAAATCACAACTTGCTCTCATCTTGTGGTTATTCTTGCAAAACTAGAAGACTTAAAACCAAATAGCCCATATATAAAGAGCATGGTGGAGAAAAAAGTTGGTAAAAACTCAGAAAAATACCCAATTTTACTTGATATTATCAATAATTTCTTAGATAAAAATTTTAGCAATGATGATAAAAAGAAATATGGTTGGAGTAAAGCTCAATGCTTTTTAGCAGCTCAAAATATGATGAGTATGGCTGCGGTTTTAGGGATTGATTCTTGTCCGATAGAAGGATTTATTGAAGAAAAATTAAATGAAATTTTAGATATTGATCCTAATAAAAATAGAGTTGCATTGCTACTAACTTTTGGTTATAGAGATAACATTCAAAAACCTAAGCCAAAAATTAGAAAAAATTTAGATGAATTTTTTAAAATTATAAAATAA
- a CDS encoding restriction endonuclease subunit S has translation MPKIYKVKLHEIANIKTGLVLSRKRASPMSNFTKKYNTISLKSFNENGFYDHSCLDTFIADEKIKDEYLLKKDDILIRLKEPNIAVCVGKDYGDTIASSLVAIIRTTKNDINPIYLTNYLNSSFAKRQFFKQSSAIPMLNIKTLENLKVILPKKEAQDRIVQIQTLTYKEIDTLKNLIQQKQIYANQIFNNIINQEIKNDQNHTRHHKFSSLESVRYI, from the coding sequence ATGCCTAAAATATATAAAGTTAAACTACATGAAATAGCAAATATAAAAACTGGTTTAGTTTTATCAAGAAAAAGAGCTTCACCAATGTCAAATTTTACTAAAAAATATAATACAATATCTTTAAAGTCATTTAATGAAAATGGGTTTTATGATCACTCTTGCTTGGATACTTTTATAGCAGATGAAAAAATTAAAGATGAGTATCTACTAAAAAAAGATGATATACTCATAAGGCTAAAGGAGCCAAATATAGCAGTTTGTGTTGGAAAAGATTATGGTGACACCATAGCTTCATCTCTTGTAGCTATAATCAGAACAACCAAAAATGATATTAATCCTATTTATTTAACCAATTACTTAAATTCAAGTTTTGCAAAGCGACAATTTTTTAAGCAAAGTTCGGCAATTCCAATGCTAAATATCAAAACATTAGAAAATTTAAAAGTGATACTCCCTAAAAAAGAGGCACAAGATAGAATTGTTCAAATTCAAACCTTAACATATAAAGAAATTGATACATTAAAAAACTTAATACAACAAAAACAAATTTATGCAAATCAAATTTTTAACAATATAATAAATCAGGAGATAAAAAATGACCAAAACCACACAAGACACCATAAATTCAGTAGCTTGGAAAGCGTGCGATACATTTAG
- a CDS encoding pirin family protein, giving the protein MYEVRYARDRGIGGGGWLDSRHTFSFANYFDPNFMGFSHLRVINEDYVQPGTGFGTHPHRDMEILSYVLEGTIEHQDSMGNKRQLKAGEFQIMSAGTGITHSEMNPSSTEKLHFYQIWVIPNELGIKPRYEQKAFVPKEGATLLLSPNAEYGSFKVHQNMKLYRHQYSENTDINIELNKSRRYWVQVVKGVLKLNDIELKASDAMALVDESELKVFAYSDVEFLLFDLE; this is encoded by the coding sequence ATGTATGAAGTAAGATACGCAAGAGATAGAGGTATAGGTGGAGGAGGTTGGTTAGATAGTCGCCATACATTCTCATTCGCTAACTATTTTGATCCGAATTTTATGGGCTTTTCTCATTTAAGGGTTATAAATGAAGACTATGTTCAACCAGGAACAGGCTTTGGGACTCACCCACATAGAGATATGGAGATATTATCGTATGTGCTTGAAGGAACGATAGAGCACCAAGATAGTATGGGAAATAAACGACAACTTAAAGCAGGGGAATTTCAGATAATGAGTGCTGGAACAGGTATAACTCACTCAGAAATGAATCCAAGCAGTACGGAAAAATTACACTTTTATCAAATTTGGGTTATTCCTAATGAATTAGGCATCAAGCCAAGATATGAGCAAAAGGCTTTTGTTCCAAAAGAGGGTGCAACTCTACTTTTATCTCCAAATGCTGAATATGGCTCTTTTAAAGTTCATCAAAATATGAAGCTTTATAGACATCAGTATAGTGAAAATACAGATATTAATATAGAGTTAAACAAAAGCAGACGATACTGGGTTCAAGTTGTTAAGGGGGTATTAAAATTAAATGATATCGAGCTAAAAGCAAGTGACGCTATGGCCTTAGTTGATGAGAGCGAGCTAAAAGTTTTTGCTTATAGTGATGTTGAGTTTTTGCTCTTTGATTTAGAGTAG